A single Methanobrevibacter woesei DNA region contains:
- a CDS encoding heavy metal translocating P-type ATPase → MKYQIMYDKGTRLRVRSGKDAFTKEEGYGLAASLREHCFIKEVSTSHRNGSILIVYDDIKNKDRILSILNNIRRSDLVKGEPTSKEELRELTNRFLLKLTKMITKRIIFRLFMPIPFKRILTLCRASRYILKGLDSLTDFRMDVALLDGAAILGSLYKKNFAPASSMMFLLSISDLLEEYTMQKTKSTLKDSLALNIDTVWLVCEDEDGNQTEISHPASEIKKGDRIKIHMGDVIPVDGKVVEGEGMVNESSMTGEPLAVFKTLGKTVHAGTVVEEGNLIIEVYSVNKETRLNKIIDLIENSEELKADAQSKAEQLADSIVPYSFLTTAITYLLTRNSTKALSVLMVDFSCAIKLTTPLSIISAMREASDNRMMVKGGKFLEKYAIADTIVFDKTGTLTNATPKVVDVIPLGDYSRDEVLRMAACIEEHFAHSIAKAIVKQAEEEGLTHSEDHSEVEYIVAHGIATSYEGKRAVIGSKHFLFDDEKIEVSPEQEKIINEKAEKYSVVYFALDGKIEGVICIEDPVRDEAKEVISELKSLGIENVVMLTGDSENGARASAEALGITDYKSQVLPEDKARIIKELKAENKTVIMVGDGINDSPALATADVSVSMKNSSDIAREVADISLLSDNLYDLITLRKLSTGMLDRINSNYQRIVAINGGLILLGVCGAITPAFSSTVHNLSTMLLGALSTKSILNERDKVESIES, encoded by the coding sequence ATGAAATACCAAATAATGTATGATAAAGGAACTAGGCTTAGAGTCCGTTCTGGAAAAGATGCATTTACTAAAGAAGAAGGGTATGGTTTAGCAGCTTCATTGAGAGAGCATTGTTTTATTAAAGAAGTTTCAACATCTCATAGAAATGGAAGTATTTTAATTGTTTATGATGATATTAAAAATAAAGATAGAATACTTTCTATTTTAAATAATATTCGTAGATCTGATTTGGTTAAGGGAGAACCTACTTCTAAAGAAGAATTAAGGGAACTTACAAATCGTTTTTTATTAAAATTAACCAAAATGATTACAAAAAGAATAATTTTCAGATTATTCATGCCAATACCATTTAAAAGAATTTTAACATTATGTCGCGCTTCAAGATATATTTTAAAGGGATTAGATAGTCTAACAGATTTTAGAATGGATGTTGCACTTTTGGATGGGGCAGCTATTTTAGGTTCTTTATATAAGAAAAATTTTGCTCCAGCTAGTTCAATGATGTTTCTCCTTTCAATTTCTGACCTTCTTGAAGAATACACCATGCAAAAAACTAAAAGCACATTAAAAGACAGTTTAGCTTTAAATATTGATACTGTATGGTTGGTTTGTGAGGATGAAGATGGTAATCAAACAGAAATATCTCATCCAGCTAGTGAAATCAAAAAAGGAGATCGCATTAAAATACATATGGGTGATGTAATTCCTGTAGATGGAAAAGTTGTTGAAGGTGAAGGGATGGTTAATGAATCTTCTATGACTGGAGAGCCATTAGCTGTATTTAAAACACTGGGCAAAACTGTCCATGCAGGAACTGTTGTTGAAGAAGGTAATCTAATAATTGAAGTTTATTCTGTTAATAAAGAAACAAGATTAAATAAAATTATTGATCTTATTGAGAACTCCGAAGAGTTAAAAGCAGATGCTCAAAGTAAAGCTGAGCAGTTAGCTGACTCTATTGTTCCATATAGTTTTCTTACAACAGCTATTACATATCTGTTAACTAGAAATTCTACAAAAGCATTATCTGTTTTGATGGTTGATTTTTCATGTGCAATTAAATTAACAACACCATTATCTATTATCTCTGCAATGCGTGAAGCTTCTGACAATAGAATGATGGTAAAAGGTGGAAAATTCCTTGAAAAATATGCAATTGCAGACACAATTGTATTTGATAAAACAGGTACTTTAACAAATGCAACTCCAAAAGTTGTGGATGTAATACCTCTTGGTGATTATTCACGTGATGAAGTCCTTAGAATGGCTGCATGTATTGAAGAGCACTTTGCTCACAGTATTGCAAAAGCTATTGTTAAACAGGCTGAGGAAGAAGGATTAACTCACAGTGAAGACCATAGTGAAGTGGAATATATAGTAGCTCATGGTATTGCAACTAGCTATGAAGGTAAACGTGCAGTAATTGGCAGTAAGCACTTTTTATTTGATGATGAAAAAATTGAAGTAAGTCCTGAGCAAGAAAAAATCATCAATGAGAAGGCTGAAAAATATTCTGTTGTTTACTTTGCACTTGATGGTAAAATTGAAGGAGTAATTTGTATTGAAGATCCTGTAAGGGATGAAGCTAAAGAAGTCATTAGTGAACTTAAATCTTTAGGAATTGAAAATGTTGTAATGCTTACAGGTGACAGCGAAAATGGTGCAAGAGCAAGTGCTGAAGCTTTAGGAATTACCGATTATAAATCCCAAGTTCTACCAGAGGATAAAGCTAGAATCATCAAAGAATTAAAAGCAGAAAATAAAACTGTTATAATGGTTGGTGATGGAATTAATGATTCTCCAGCATTAGCTACTGCAGATGTTTCAGTTTCTATGAAAAATTCATCAGACATTGCAAGAGAAGTTGCAGATATCTCTTTATTGTCTGATAATTTATATGATTTAATTACACTTAGAAAATTAAGTACTGGAATGTTAGATAGGATTAACAGTAACTACCAAAGAATTGTTGCAATTAATGGTGGATTAATCCTTCTTGGAGTATGCGGTGCAATAACTCCTGCATTTTCATCTACAGTTCATAATTTATCTACAATGCTTTTAGGAGCTCTAAGTACAAAATCTATTTTAAATGAGAGAGATAAAGTAGAATCAATTGAATCTTAA
- a CDS encoding DUF6110 family protein: MLEHFDRVLKHKHALIFAGGIATAVIGKKVLESDTVKDACTKGMASVMSMKKDAEEYFQDMKDNAEDIVVDASEISKKEIYPEDEEKEDKE, translated from the coding sequence ATGTTAGAACATTTTGATAGAGTATTAAAACATAAACATGCATTAATTTTTGCTGGAGGAATTGCAACTGCTGTAATTGGAAAAAAAGTATTAGAATCTGATACAGTAAAAGATGCATGTACTAAGGGAATGGCATCTGTAATGTCAATGAAAAAAGATGCTGAAGAATACTTCCAGGATATGAAAGACAATGCGGAGGATATTGTTGTAGATGCAAGTGAAATTTCAAAAAAAGAAATTTATCCAGAGGATGAAGAAAAAGAAGATAAAGAATAA